Genomic DNA from Candidatus Pantoea bituminis:
AGCCCGTAACGCCTGCCCGTTCTGAATGCGAATGAATCTATGACGTTGCTTCCGCAAAGTTACCCGATGTGATGCTAAAGACCTCTGCGGGGAGGCTAAACCAGAGGCATTTGAACGTGAGATCTGGCCTCTGTAACCGATGATTACCACATTAGATCATCGGGCACTTTAAAATCAGCATAGGGATCTTCTTCATCCTGCTCTTCCTGACTGAGGGCGCTGTTTAATACAATACTGTTTGCATCTCGCTGCGCAATTTTATCGGCTACGCTCGAGGGGATAATCGCGTATTCACTCTCGCTACTGTTATCAACAACCAAACGAGCAATGGCGAGACGCCCACTAATCAGCTGAGCTTGCGTCATCTTATCCACAACTATTTTTTTAATTAAATTGCCGTCTGTGAAGTTGAAACCAATATCCCCTTTTGAAATGTCGATTCTGTTCATTTCAATGAGTTGCTTCACCTGAGCTTTATACTCTTTAGATAAAGCGGCTTGTTTTTGTTGTTCACTTAGCTGTTTGTCACGTTCTAGCTGTGCTTTTTTATTTTCTTCAACCGCTTCTCTTGCCGCACGGGCCTGAACGCGTGATTTTTTAGCTGTTCTTTGGACTTTATCCATTTTTTTGCTGGTTACTAATCCAGCTTTAAGCATCTGCTCTTGTAAGGTAAGTTTTGTCATCTTTGTTTCTAAACCAGTTGAATAATTTGTGGGATTATACCTGTAATTTTTGCGGCTATACCAGATCGCAAGCGCTGATCACTGTGTGGCTTTAGTTTGAAGGGATCTAACAGCGCTGGCGTGACCTTTTATCAGGCTTAGACAACCGCTCTGTTAATAATGCCCGTTTATGGCAGGAAGCAGACAGTAAGGAGTCGTTCTCTGTCCGCTATGAGCAAAGAGCTGACATTGTGTCCTTACGGGTACGCCAGCCTAGGCGCACCCAATCACATTCAAGGCTTCCAGCGGCGCAGAGAAGTATGATCTTCATAAGGCAATCTTGTTGGCAGGGATATCAGCTCAATGACGCTGCCCCACGGCGTGCGGCCGTAACAGAAGAAGTTATTGTCTCCGACCTCAGTCGGAAACATCAGCGGCTGAGGAGAGGTAAACATTTTCCCGCCGGCACGTTCAAACAGGCTGATGGCTTCATTAATATTATCAACGTATACGGCGAAATGCTGTAACCCGTAGTCGCTTGGCCGCACAGGCTGATTCTGTTCTGGCCCTTTCATTTCAAAAAGCTCAAGCCCCGGCCCGTGCTTCAGCGTCATCATTCTGACTGTGGTGATACGTGTTCCCGGGAACAGATTAAGGATGTTTTCCGTATCTTCCCCTTTCACGTCGTCGTCCGATTGTGAAACGGAGTCATAGATAACTTCTGCACCAAAGGCTTCTTCGAAGAAGCGGGTCGCCTCATCAATATCAGAAACGGTGATGCCAACGTGGTCCATACCGCGAATAGTTTCGGTAGACATAATTTTCTCCCAAGGGGTTTACGGATAAGAGTGATGGGATGATCAGCCCTGGTTGGCCGTCATTTTTGCAAGTGCAGCGAGCTGAGCTGATATCAGGCTGCGGGTGTCAGCATCCGTTATGCTGTCATTTTCGGGATCCAGTCTTGAAGGGACCTGACCGATCATGACTTCAGGCTTGTTAAGAACCCTTCCGTCCAGAAAGACCAGAATCTGGCGCAGGTGATACTGGGCCCTTGCACCGCCTATCGCCCCGGGTGACGCCGTCAGTATGGCAACAGGCTTGCCGGCAACTGGGGTGTCCGGCAGGCGGGAAAGCCAGTCCAGCGCATTTTTCAGGGCGCCCGGGACGGAGTAGTTATATTCAGGCGTGACGATAATCAGCGCATCCGCTGCCGATATTGCTTTTCCCATTGCCACCACCGCATCGGGGAAGCCATGCGCCTGAAGGTCTGCATCATAGTGCGGTATCTCTCCTACAGAGCCGAGTGCGCTAATCTCCACATGTGTGGGTGCAAGTGAGGCAAGATTGCGCGCCACAATGGCGTTAAAAGATGCTTTGCGAAGGCTACCCAGAAGAGACACAAATTTGAGTGGTTTTTCCTGTGACATAGCTGTTCCCTGTGGTTAAAAATGAATTATCCGGCGGTTGCCGGTGCTTTATTTACTGTCGGGGATAATCCTGGTATAGAATTACACATCGATAAACACACCCTGAGTCGCCACAGAGTCAACTTTATGTCTACCGTGTTTACTGCCGATTCCCTGCGGGGAATTACCAACTTCGTCATTACGGCAAAATCGAGCAGTTTTACCGAGGCTGCGGAGCAACTCGGGATTACTAAATCAGCCGTCGGTAAGAGCGTGGCACGGCTTGAGGAGAGGCTGGGAACGCGTCTTTTTCACCGATCAACGCGTAAACTGAGCCTGACGAGTGATGGAGAGGCTTACCTGACCAGTTGCCTCTCGGCGCTTGAAATTCTCGACTCTGCCGAGAATACGCTCAGCAGACGTCAGGAAAATCCCGCTGGGACGGTCCGTATTGATATGCCTGCGTCTTTCGGACGGAATCTGATGATGCCGGTATTAATCGAGAAAATGACCCGCTACCCGGCCCTGCGGCTGGCGCTAACTTTCAATGACCGTCTTATTGACCCGGTGGAGGAAGGCGTTGACCTGGTTCTGCGACTGGGAGAGCTACAGAGTACCGATGAGCTGATCGCCCGTCGGCTGAGCCGGCAGCGGCTTATCCTGTGCGCCTCTCCAGCCTATCTTGAGCAGAACGGGCTGCCGGCCGAAATGGAGGATTTGAAAAGCCACTACTGCATTATGGGCTACCGTCGGGGCGCCCCCTTGCCTGGCGGCTGCGAAAGGCCGGGGAGCGTGAAGTGAAATATATATCCCCCACAGCACATCAGATAAGCGACGGAGATGCCATGATTCAGGCCTGTCTGGCTGGCGTGGGGCTAGCGCAGTTTCCTGAGTCTATGGTTAACAGCCATATCGCCGCAGGCAACCTGATTTCCGTGATGGCAGATCATGCCCCCATCCCGGTTGAGTTGAACGTCATCTGGCCCCGAACAAGGCACCTCATACCCAGAGTTCGCCTAATCGTTGACGCACTGCTGAAAAAGGCCGGAGAAGGCTATTTCGGTTCGCTTAGGTAGACTTTTTGTCGTCACTGAGGAGATACCAGGGCCGTTTATCGCCTTTTAGCAAACTTATATCCTTATCGTCCCGCTGCTTTAATTGCCTTACGGGCTGAAACCTTCCCGTCTGCCGGAGCAGTTAAAACGTAAAACATAATGTTACTTACAGGATATTTGTTATGCCATTAGCTCTATGGGCGCTGGCGATAGGTGCATTCGGTATCGGAACAACTGAATTCATCATTGCCGGGCTGCTCCCCGTCATTGCCGTTGATTTTAACGTCACCATCCCCGTTGCCGGCTACCTGGCGACCTCATATGCGCTGGGGTCTTCGTCGGCGCACCGGCCCTGATTATTCTGGGTTCAAAAGTCCCGCGTAAAGCCATGCTGGTTTTCCTGATGCTGCTCTTCGTGGCAGGTAACCTGGTGACGGCGTTTGCCCCGACACTTGGCATTGCCATACTAGGCAGAATTATTACCTCGATGACGCACGGCGCTTTCTTTGGCCTTGGTTCGATTATTGCAGCAGATATGGTTGCACCGTCTAAGCGCGTGAGGGCCATTGCGTTCATGTTTATGGGGCTGACCGTAGCAAACCTTATAGGCGTACCCGCAGGCACCTGGATAGGTCAACACCTCTCCTGGCGTGATGCCTTTATGGCCATAGCCGTGATAGGGGTCATTACGGTTATCAGTATCGGAATGCTCATCCCGCACCAGCCAAAACCCCATAACCAGAGATTTGCGCATGAGTTTAACGCCTTCAGAAACGTCAACGTGCTGCTGGCAATGGGTATTACTGTTTTCGGGCCGGGGGCATTTTTTACATCAATTACCTACATCGCGCCAATGATGACGGAGCTGGCAGGATTTAGTGAAAGCAGCCTCGCGTGGCTGATGCTGCTGTTCGGACTGGGATTGTTTACGGGAAACCAGCTTGGTGGCCGGTATGCCGATCGCGCTCTTATGCCGATGCTCTACATCACGCTGGCTGCTCAGGCCGTCGTGTTACTGGTATTCAACTTTACGGCGCACAGCCAGGTTATGTCAGTTCTCTGCATTTTCCTGATGGCTGCGTTTGGATTTGCGACAGTTTCACCTATCCAGAAACTGGTGATGGATAAAGCACGGGCAGCGGGTGCCCCCACGCTGGCCGCTGCGGTTAATATTGGTCTTTTCAACCTCGGTAATGCCGTAGGAGCCTGGCTGGGTGGCGCAGTGATTGCTGCGGGATTCGGTCTGCAATCGCCAAATTGGGCAGGCGCTATATTGTCTGTCATTGCACTGATACTTGCGGTGTTGTCCGGTCTTACGGATAAAACCGGGCACGCTGCAGAGATGAATTAGACGGTATTTTGACTAGCCAGTGAGAAAGTCATCTGAAACATTCACTGGCTATAACAGTTAACGCAAAAATTATTCGCACTTCACTTAACCGGTTAACTAACGTCCGCTTATGGCACAAAGCGGACGGTCAAAGTCGGGAGCGTCTGAAGCCGTTTCTGTATTCAGGATTGTTGCTGCCCTGCTTGTATCCTGATTATGGTTTGCCGGATTGTATTAAATTCACGTGCACTGGCACTTACCCCGGTATTAAGACGTTCTGTAACTACATATCAACCTGAGCGGGGATTACGTCTGGTGAACAAACCTCAAATTGGGACAGGCTAAATACCGCGCATTACGCTCAGTGGATAGTAGTCTGTACAGAAAACAGGCTTAGCGTAGAATATTTTTCGTTTTCCAGGCAGCCCCTTTTAGGTTGATGAAAAAGTAACTTTACCTGTTAAATCACATTATGTATTTCTGACTTCCTCTGCCAGCGTTACGGCTAAGGTCGGCCTGGTCATTACAGACTCCTGTGAACGCTGATTTTTGTTCATGTCTGTCCTGCACCCGGACCTTGTAGAGGCCGTGCACAACTCTCACTGGAAAGAAGTTCTTTTAAGCCGCCTGGTCGGCTACAACCGTAATTAAATAAGAGAATGCGGGCAATGTGAGGGCTTTCGCCCTCTTCTGGTTATCGGACATTTCAGGCCTTGTATCGACTGACTACTTCTGAAGATCCTTATGTTTACGTATTTTGGCTGGTGGAAATACAGGGATCATTGCCGTATCTGGCGAGTTATACGCATCCCAGTGCCACCAGCCTGCTGTACCATAGCGGGAATTATAGATCGCCATCTTCTGGTTCTTTCTGATGACATACTCAGGCGTACCCATACCAAACACTTCCATCGGAAGGTGGTTTGTTTCAGTATCCAGCAAATGAAAATCAGCAAACACATCATCTTCTTCGGAATCGTATCGAAGTGGTTTCATAAAGCTTCGTTTTTCAGCAGCCAGCTTTTCCTCGATAATTCCTTCCAGTGAGGAATCCAGTGGTATCCACCGGGAACTGACGTACATCAAAGCCATCCTCAGCACCTTTGCCTCTCTGCCTACAGGTACGTCAGTCAGGGCAATAAGGATAACCCGCTCTCCTCGTTTCCAGGCTGCATGTTCTGAGGGATGCCGTCTGAGGGTTTCTTGCCAGGTTCCGGCATCAGTTTCAAGTTTCGGTAGACCAGCAAAATCTCTGACGGGTACGTGTGTGTTTGCAACTTCGCGTTCTTCATTCCACCCGGCCAGTGAGGTAATGACAACAAGCCTCTTTTTTGCAGATGCCGCTGAAGCCAGTTTATCGCTGTTGGCCTCAGCCTGCGGTGTCGCGTTTTGAGCACCGATCAGCAAAACATCGCTCAACCGGGTGCGACCGGCACGTACGCGGCCTGCTGCCTGTTCCAGCCAGCCATGAACCGAGCCGGTGAATCGTTTATTCTTCATTGCAGGATGCCAGACGTTAAGTCCCGCCTCCGTCCAAAGAAGGCTCAACAGCCCCAGCAGTTTCATAACCGACTGTGTCTTTCCCCCGCCTGAATACCAGGAGGTCCGTCTCCTCTTGGTTGCCGATCAACGGGGTTCTCGCCATCAAGGGAAACGGCAAGCTGTACTCTCAGTGTGCCATCGATCTCTTCTTCCACTACTCCCTCTGTATAGCTTTGTTGTCCACTAATCGAGGCTGATGAGTACCAGACACATTCCGGGAAATGCTCAATGCCACTGTTGCTGAACCGGCTGAGATGATATCTGCCAGATTCTTTTCGCAGCCGGATTGCAAACCTGCGGTCACCCGTGCCCGGACAGCAGCACTGCACGAGTGGATCATGACCGTGATGTTGTTTCAGAACGGATTGCCATGATCTGACGAATTTCTCTTCTGTCTGAAATCCCACGCTGTAAGACTTCGTTTCCCCACTACGGGTAATATTAATTTGGTACCGGTTCTTTTTCACGGTCGACCCCTGTCGTTTTTAACTAACTTATCAGCTCCGGTAAAACAGACCAGTCATAACATGAGGTAAAACAGCACTGTCCTGCCAGTTTTCTGAGCTCCTCCCTGAATTATCTGTAAAAGGCGCGCATCCATTGCCGATAGTACTTAATCACACCAGGAGGATTCATGAGCTTACCGGAACTCAAGAAAGGAACGACAATATATGCCCTGCTTAAAGAGGCGGGTATGGAACTACAAGACTGGCCCCACGCAAACTATCCTCGCCAGAACATGAGATGGGCATGGATTGAGGGCGATATCGTTGTCATGAATATCTGGATGCATAAAGTGGAGTCGCCTGCCGCACCGGAAGGCAGCTATGTCACCCGGTACATATCCCGTGGTCAGGGTCATGTTGGCGAAGAGACAGACAGAATTTACCAGGCCGTTATTGAGCGAAACCTTCCCGTTCAGGTCATCCTGCATAAAGAAAAAACAGTAACCTGCGAGTTCTGGACAGCGTCCAGTGGAGTGCGGAATATGAACCGTCAACGGGTGAGATCACACTGACCAGAGGCAAACCGGTCAGGTATATCGATCAGAAAGGATCGGTAGACAGCACATCTGATTCCGAAGAATCACCAGCGGTTAAGCGAAGCAGGAAGTTGCGTGAGATGGCTATGGTCAGAAGCAGCGGCACGTGTGAGCTCTGTGGGAAAAAAGGATTCCGTACGCGCAACGGCGCAATCTTTGCGGAAGTGCATCACATTGTGGCCTTAAAAGATGAGGGGCCTGATGAGCTGTCTAATCTGATCGTACTTTGCCCGGATGACCATCGCAGGGCTCACCACGGTGATGATGCGGTTGAATTACAGCAGGCGTTTGTGAAAATAAGGAATACGAAAAACGGCGTGATGGCTACAGGCAGTTAGTTGTTTTTTTAACGGTGAGGGATGTTTTGGTTGTGGTGGCGACTGTTTAAGTTGCATGGCTTGGCATGGTGATCCAGATGCAATTGATGCTGTTGAGAGACTTACGGGCGAGAAGGTTGATGTCCGTTCATGTAACGTTAAAATTCAGTTATGAGCAAAAAGCGGACGTTACCGGTTCAGGGAAAAGACGCCACCAGGCTGAACATCTTTAGCTACCTTGCCAGGCGACGCCTGTCTCAGTGAACTTCCTGCCTTAGGCATTACGGGCCAGTGTTCGCATCAATGTCACCCCCTTTGTCCTGGAATTTTGACCATAATATCTAAACATACAGGTTCATTCTCTCACCATCCACCTTCTTAACGGTGAAGAAATCAACCTGTTAGCAGCCAATGTTTCCCGGAGATTTCATTTTTCTGTCATTTTTGTTCTTTATGCTGTTAGCTTCCCTACATGGATATTAACAATATGAAAATGAAAGCTATTTCTCTGGTTATTGGCTGTGCGCTCTCTTCATCAACGCTCGCGGCGCAGCCGCAGGTCGAGCGCTATATCGTCAGTTTTCCCGAAGGTACGCGCGTAAGCTACAACGGCGCGTTTGCCAGCGCGTTTCCAAATGGTTTGCCGGTGGGGATCGGCTCCGGTTTGCTGTTTACCGGCAAACAGGGGGATGCGCTCACCTTCGCAACCGTCACCGATCGTGGGCCGAATGCTGACTCGCCTGATGTGGGTAAGAGAGAGGCAAAAATTTTCGTCACGCCAGAGTTCGCCCCGCTGCTGATGAATATTCGGGTGCAGAACGGCAAAGCGGAGGCCACGGACGCCCGACCGTTGCATGACGATAAGGGCAATATTAACGGATTGCCGCTGCAGGATGGCGTCATCGGATCAACCAATGAAATCGCGCTAAGCGATACGTTGAAAGTGCTGCATGGCGATAACCGCGGTCTGGATACGGAAGGTATTACGCCGGACGGCAAAGGAGGGTATTGGCTGTGCGATGAGTATGGTCCGTTCCTGATTAACGTTGATGCGCTCGGCAAGATCCTGACAATTCACGGGCCGCAGGCAGCAGAGGGAGAGAAATCGATCGCGGGCGGTCTGCCGAACGTTCTCAAATGGCGTCAGCCAAATCGTGGATTTGAAGGGCTCACCCGCATGCCGGACGGGCGTATCATCGCCGCGGTGCAGAGCACGCTGGATATCAACGGTAAAAGTAAAAAGCAGGCGCGCTTTACCCGCCTGGTGAGCTTCGATCCGGCGACCGGGAAAACCGCGATGTATGGTTACCCTATCGACAGCGCCGCTTACGCTAAAAACAGCGACGCAAAAATTGGCGATATCGTGGCGCTCGACAATCAGCATATCCTGCTGATTGAACAAGGCAGCGACAAAGACGATGCGATGCGCAATCTTATCTATAAGGTGGATCTTAGCCCGGCTACCGAGCTTGCAGCGTTCGATAAGCCTGGCGAGTATCCGGAGTTTGACGACGAGAAAGCGCTGGCGCAGCGCGGCATTAAGCTCGCCGCTAAAACGCTGGTGGTCGATTTACGTCAACTCGGCTGGCAGCAGGAGAAAGCCGAAGGTCTGGCGCTGATCGACAATAAAACGTTGGCGGTCACCAATGACAATGACTTCGGCGTGAGAACGGTCATGCAAAATCCGGTTGAAGGTAAGAAGCGTAAGGATTATCGGGTGACCGAACAGGGGACGCTTACGGTAGATGATAAGCCGGTTGCAACGACTATCGGCGTAAAGCCGCTGAAGAAACCTGAGTCGGACAGCGAATTGTGGATTGTCACGCTGGCGGCACCGCTGAAATAAACACTCTCCCCACCCCAGGCTGCGTCCCTTAATTGCATCACTTTTTGTAAAAGAGCCGGATGCAGCCCAGTTTTGCCATCGACAGATCATTCCTCGGCGTCTGGTCACAACGGGCTACGGGCCAGACATCGTCTGCTATGAGTCAGAAGCGGCGAGGTAGGGAGTGGTAAAGCGCCCCTGAAAACATTGTGATTTCGCGTTTTTATACAGCCTGGGCCGCCAGCAGACGCTGAGAGAATGGCTGATCGTGCTAAAAAAGCTGCGACTTCGATATCGAGCGCATCCTGTAAGTTAGGATTTCACTGCTGAGCGCAAGAACTCTACAAATGCGCGTACTCGCGCTGATAGATGACGATTCTGGGGGTAGAGAATCGAAAACGGGCGAGAGCGGCCTCCATATTTTTGAAGGACCTCTACAAGGACTCCACGCCTTAAAGCGTCTCCCACGGCAAAGCGATAGGTTTGATAAAGGCCTCCGCCCGCGTTAACCCAAGCGACAGCCCCTAACGCATCATTAAGTACACGCATCCGGCTCGTTATCTGTTTCTCGATTGAAGTACCTGACTCATCGGTGAACAGCCACTGCAGTGGGCGCCCTGTATTCGGTGATATGTACTGGATGCAATCGTGTTGATTGAGGTCATCAATACGGTATGGTTCACCTTTTTTGCAAGGTATGTCGGCGTTCCGAATACCCCAAGCGAGGCGTCCTCAAGCTTGAAGGCGACAAGACGCGAATCTTGCAGAACGCCTAGCCTAATTGCCAGGTCAAAACCCTCTTCAACAAAGTCGATTATTTTGTCCGAGATACTAATCTCGATATCGATCTGCGGATAAAGCTCAGTGAACTTGGGCATTAAGGGTAAAAGGCGAAACGTGCCGTAAGCAGCACTGACGCTAATGCGTAGCGGTCCGCTAGGGACGGTTTGTGAACCCGTGATCGCTCGCTCAGCCTCGGCGATCTGCTCAAGCGCCAGATGACATTCTTTCCAATAGAGCTCGCCCTCAGCTGTAAGCTTGACGGCGCGGGTGGTCCGCAAAAAAGACGTACTCCGAGGCGCTGCTCGAGCCGACTGATCGACCGACTGACTGCGGCCGGCGTCAAACCGAGAATCTCAGCCGCACTGGTGAAGCTGCCGGTCTCCGCTGCTCTACAGAACTGTTCAATGCTGCCAAGCTGAAGTGGATTACCCGCTGCCATATTGATTACCATTTGTAATAAATGAATTGATTATTACATGGTTTATCAACCAGGAACAACGCATTAAGGTACATCTACTGCTTCAACAACAACGCGACAAGGCCGCGCTACTCAAGCAGTGCACGGTTTTGGCTTACACCTCTACATACTTTTAGGAGCTACACTATGACCAGCAAACTGAACGTTTTCACTTCGCCTTCGGCTTTCCCTAACCCACAGCGCCTGCGCCTGTTCATGCATGAAAAAGGGATCGCTGATCAGTTCCATGAGACAGTTTATGACATGACGCCGGTTGGCGAACAGCGTGGATGGCGTCACTTGAAAATGAATGCCTGGGGTGAGACGCCGACCCTCGAGCTTGCTGATGGTAGCTATATCTCCGAAACTGCAGCTGTCGTCCGTTATTTGGACCAGTCCTACCCCGGCCGCAAGATCATGGGGGAGACGCCGCTGGAACAGGGCCTGGACAACATGTGGGATAACCGCATCTGGGTTCACATCCTGTATCGAATCGTCACGGCTTTCCACGTTCTGCATACCGGTCTCGGCTTCAAACTCGAACTGACGAAGAACGAAGCCTGGGGCGAACACTGCCGCAAAGAAGCATTGGCCCATGCTGCACTGGTCAACAAACATCTTTCGGACGGACGCCAATGGCTGCTGGGGGCGACGAGCCTACTTTCGCCGACATCACGCTGGCAACCGCGATCGCGTTCTCGAAGTTCCCGGTGAATGCTACGCCGCTGGACGAACGATTCGAGTTCCTGGACGCCTACTGGCAGCGCTGGCAGCAGCGTCCAAGTTTCCAGGCTGCATATGCAGACCGTAGCAGCGGTATCCCTGAGCTCGATAACAAGGCGTGATCTAACTTTAAAGTCGCGCGAAATCCAACCGTGGATTTCGCGCAATAGAAGAGGTCTACTTAGAGGCGGTAGCGAGCAGGCGTGGTAGTCTGCTTCCGCCGAGGGTAGTCGGTTCAGTGAGATTAAAGCTAACGTCTAAAGCGTTGCACGGCAGGTGTATAACCCGCTGCGCTTCTTCTGTCATTTTACGGATGTGTAACGTATGAACAAACCTATAAAACTGCCTGGGCTGGACCATCCGATCACGATTACGCCCGAATTTCGCCGCGTTACAGTGACGCTGGGCGGAACGGCCATCGCGGACACCACCCGAGCGCTATGCCTGAAGGAAGCAAGCTACCCGGCAGTCCTATACATCCCGCGCGACGATGTTCGCATGGAGCAGCTCGAGCGTACCGACCATGCAACGTATTGCCCTTACAAAGGGGACTGCGCTTACTACAGCATTCCAGTGGGTGGAGAACGTAGCGTGAACGCCGTATGGACTTATGAAAACCCGTTTCCTGGAGCAGCACAAATAGCCTCTTACCTGGCGTTCTATCCTGACCGGGTTGACGCTATCAACATCGCTTAGGGCGCGACAGAGCTTTTTGCTCCTTCAGAAACCCGAACCTTGACGCGCTTCACTCCTTGTACCGTCGGTTGATTTACATGTCTGCTTTTGGCACAAAGCGGACATGCGGCAGGGCAAGGTCTGCTAAGAGCGAAAAGCGGGCATTGGCTTTCCAAACATTATTCAGGCAATCCTGAATTCTGGCTCAGCGTAGCTGGATTAAAGACTCATGCGCCTGATGCATAAAAATTGCCATATAACTGGCACGCCAGCTTAGCTGCATCTGTTTCAAGGCAGAGTTCGACATCCTTACTGAATCCGCGCTGTTGAAGTTCACAGGCTGAGGAACATTTATAAAGAGGAAGCAGATTTTGCTGCTGATAAAACTGCCAGGCTGCAACCGCCGCCTGTGCTTCTGGTGAGCAGTTTCCGCGCCCCATCACATCGATAATGCCGCCAGCTGCTACGTAATCTTCGACACAGGGACGGATGCTGCCATCAGGCCATCGCTCTCCACAGGGAATGATCAGTATACGTTTAAAAATGCCACATGCATT
This window encodes:
- a CDS encoding DUF2058 domain-containing protein; its protein translation is MTKLTLQEQMLKAGLVTSKKMDKVQRTAKKSRVQARAAREAVEENKKAQLERDKQLSEQQKQAALSKEYKAQVKQLIEMNRIDISKGDIGFNFTDGNLIKKIVVDKMTQAQLISGRLAIARLVVDNSSESEYAIIPSSVADKIAQRDANSIVLNSALSQEEQDEEDPYADFKVPDDLMW
- a CDS encoding DUF1173 family protein; the encoded protein is MKLLGLLSLLWTEAGLNVWHPAMKNKRFTGSVHGWLEQAAGRVRAGRTRLSDVLLIGAQNATPQAEANSDKLASAASAKKRLVVITSLAGWNEEREVANTHVPVRDFAGLPKLETDAGTWQETLRRHPSEHAAWKRGERVILIALTDVPVGREAKVLRMALMYVSSRWIPLDSSLEGIIEEKLAAEKRSFMKPLRYDSEEDDVFADFHLLDTETNHLPMEVFGMGTPEYVIRKNQKMAIYNSRYGTAGWWHWDAYNSPDTAMIPVFPPAKIRKHKDLQK
- a CDS encoding esterase-like activity of phytase family protein, with translation MKMKAISLVIGCALSSSTLAAQPQVERYIVSFPEGTRVSYNGAFASAFPNGLPVGIGSGLLFTGKQGDALTFATVTDRGPNADSPDVGKREAKIFVTPEFAPLLMNIRVQNGKAEATDARPLHDDKGNINGLPLQDGVIGSTNEIALSDTLKVLHGDNRGLDTEGITPDGKGGYWLCDEYGPFLINVDALGKILTIHGPQAAEGEKSIAGGLPNVLKWRQPNRGFEGLTRMPDGRIIAAVQSTLDINGKSKKQARFTRLVSFDPATGKTAMYGYPIDSAAYAKNSDAKIGDIVALDNQHILLIEQGSDKDDAMRNLIYKVDLSPATELAAFDKPGEYPEFDDEKALAQRGIKLAAKTLVVDLRQLGWQQEKAEGLALIDNKTLAVTNDNDFGVRTVMQNPVEGKKRKDYRVTEQGTLTVDDKPVATTIGVKPLKKPESDSELWIVTLAAPLK
- a CDS encoding NADPH-dependent FMN reductase, giving the protein MSQEKPLKFVSLLGSLRKASFNAIVARNLASLAPTHVEISALGSVGEIPHYDADLQAHGFPDAVVAMGKAISAADALIIVTPEYNYSVPGALKNALDWLSRLPDTPVAGKPVAILTASPGAIGGARAQYHLRQILVFLDGRVLNKPEVMIGQVPSRLDPENDSITDADTRSLISAQLAALAKMTANQG
- a CDS encoding LysR substrate-binding domain-containing protein; the encoded protein is MDDLNQHDCIQYISPNTGRPLQWLFTDESGTSIEKQITSRMRVLNDALGAVAWVNAGGGLYQTYRFAVGDALRRGVLVEVLQKYGGRSRPFSILYPQNRHLSARVRAFVEFLRSAVKS
- a CDS encoding glutathione S-transferase N-terminal domain-containing protein, whose amino-acid sequence is MTSKLNVFTSPSAFPNPQRLRLFMHEKGIADQFHETVYDMTPVGEQRGWRHLKMNAWGETPTLELADGSYISETAAVVRYLDQSYPGRKIMGETPLEQGLDNMWDNRIWVHILYRIVTAFHVLHTGLGFKLELTKNEAWGEHCRKEALAHAALVNKHLSDGRQWLLGATSLLSPTSRWQPRSRSRSSR
- a CDS encoding DUF427 domain-containing protein is translated as MNKPIKLPGLDHPITITPEFRRVTVTLGGTAIADTTRALCLKEASYPAVLYIPRDDVRMEQLERTDHATYCPYKGDCAYYSIPVGGERSVNAVWTYENPFPGAAQIASYLAFYPDRVDAINIA
- a CDS encoding LysR substrate-binding domain-containing protein, with translation MRTTRAVKLTAEGELYWKECHLALEQIAEAERAITGSQTVPSGPLRISVSAAYGTFRLLPLMPKFTELYPQIDIEISISDKIIDFVEEGFDLAIRLGVLQDSRLVAFKLEDASLGVFGTPTYLAKKVNHTVLMTSINTIASSTYHRIQGAHCSGCSPMSQVLQSRNR
- a CDS encoding HNH endonuclease signature motif containing protein — encoded protein: MAMVRSSGTCELCGKKGFRTRNGAIFAEVHHIVALKDEGPDELSNLIVLCPDDHRRAHHGDDAVELQQAFVKIRNTKNGVMATGS
- a CDS encoding VOC family protein, whose translation is MSTETIRGMDHVGITVSDIDEATRFFEEAFGAEVIYDSVSQSDDDVKGEDTENILNLFPGTRITTVRMMTLKHGPGLELFEMKGPEQNQPVRPSDYGLQHFAVYVDNINEAISLFERAGGKMFTSPQPLMFPTEVGDNNFFCYGRTPWGSVIELISLPTRLPYEDHTSLRRWKP
- a CDS encoding DUF1173 family protein, whose translation is MKKNRYQINITRSGETKSYSVGFQTEEKFVRSWQSVLKQHHGHDPLVQCCCPGTGDRRFAIRLRKESGRYHLSRFSNSGIEHFPECVWYSSASISGQQSYTEGVVEEEIDGTLRVQLAVSLDGENPVDRQPRGDGPPGIQAGERHSRL